In Brienomyrus brachyistius isolate T26 chromosome 3, BBRACH_0.4, whole genome shotgun sequence, the following proteins share a genomic window:
- the LOC125739276 gene encoding monocarboxylate transporter 9-like isoform X2, with protein sequence MSSDISKKTLDGGWGWVIVMASFMGQLLAYGSPLSVGVLYPEWLRAFKEGKGLTAWVGSLVSGVGLIASPICSACVMNFGARPVTIFSGVMVAGGFMLSAFAPNVQFLIFSYGIVVGLGCGLVYAATVTITCQYFDKRRGLALGIVTTGTSVGGFLYATAQNELIEMYGLDGCLLIIGALSLNLIACAGPMRPLHLPGFYLKQKAALEQTDEQPFSQSEKPLVTENPVKTTIATEKGSIVKDLLITVDTKDSLTYNRSFFGRAALVQSIKNKQQAYTTYMCTTSQFLKDRIFLSLCITLFLYSLGAFPPVLFMEDLAQSEGFIVDIRIIPLVSIVAITTGMGKLVLGMMADLKG encoded by the exons ATGAGCTCAGATATCTCAAAGAAAACTCTGGATGGTGGTTGGGGATGGGTCATTGTTATGGCGTCCTTTATGGGCCAGCTCTTGGCATATGGGTCTCCCCTATCTGTTGGCGTACTGTACCCAGAATGGCTTAGAGCTTTCAAAGAAGGAAAAGGCCTGACTGCCTGGGTTGGGTCTCTTGTGTCTGGTGTTGGACTGATTGCAA GTCCCATCTGCAGTGCCTGTGTGATGAACTTCGGTGCTAGACCTGTCACAATCTTCAGTGGCGTTATGGTTGCTGGGGGCTTCATGCTCAGTGCTTTTGCACCCAATGTGCAATTCCTTATCTTTTCGTATGGAATTGTTGTCG GGCTAGGCTGTGGACTAGTTTATGCTGCTACAGTGACTATTACTTGTCAGTATTTTGACAAGAGACGTGGCCTTGCACTGGGAATCGTAACGACAG GTACGAGTGTGGGAGGCTTTTTGTATGCCACTGCTCAGAATGAACTCATTGAAATGTATGGACTTGATGGGTGTTTACTGATCATTGGAGCACTGTCCTTGAACCTCATAGCCTGCGCTGGACCAATGAGGCCCTTGCATTTGCCAGGCTTCTACCTCAAGCAGAAGGCAGCATTAGAGCAGACTGACGAGCAGCCATTCTCACAGTCTGAGAAGCCACTGGTCACTGAAAACCCAGTTAAGACTACGATAGCCACTGAAAAGGGCTCGATTGTCAAGGACCTACTGATCACTGTTGACACCAAAGACTCATTGACTTACAACCGCAGCTTCTTTGGTAGAGCTGCACTGGTACAGAGTATTAAGAACAAACAACAAGCCTACACCACGTACATGTGCACCACCAGCCAGTTCCTGAAAGATCGAATCTTCTTGTCACTCTGCATCACCCTCTTTCTCTACAGCCTGGGGGCCTTCCCTCCTGTGCTCTTCATGGAGGATTTGGCACAAAGCGAGGGCTTCATAGTTGACATCAGAATCATACCCCTGGTTTCCATTGTAGCTATTACTACTGGTATGGGCAAGCTAGTGCTGGGAATGATGGCCGATCTCAAG GGGTAG
- the LOC125739276 gene encoding monocarboxylate transporter 9-like isoform X1, protein MSSDISKKTLDGGWGWVIVMASFMGQLLAYGSPLSVGVLYPEWLRAFKEGKGLTAWVGSLVSGVGLIASPICSACVMNFGARPVTIFSGVMVAGGFMLSAFAPNVQFLIFSYGIVVGLGCGLVYAATVTITCQYFDKRRGLALGIVTTGTSVGGFLYATAQNELIEMYGLDGCLLIIGALSLNLIACAGPMRPLHLPGFYLKQKAALEQTDEQPFSQSEKPLVTENPVKTTIATEKGSIVKDLLITVDTKDSLTYNRSFFGRAALVQSIKNKQQAYTTYMCTTSQFLKDRIFLSLCITLFLYSLGAFPPVLFMEDLAQSEGFIVDIRIIPLVSIVAITTGMGKLVLGMMADLKVINSLYLYAFTVAATGVALLIIPISNSYIGLQILSGVVGFFSGNWSITPYITTKIVGIEKLTQAYGILMFFGGFGIMLGPPLVGWFYDWTQSYDLAFYFSGGCVLVGGCSFFISSMPCWNKDKQENSIPVIQGSSDCKKVASVA, encoded by the exons ATGAGCTCAGATATCTCAAAGAAAACTCTGGATGGTGGTTGGGGATGGGTCATTGTTATGGCGTCCTTTATGGGCCAGCTCTTGGCATATGGGTCTCCCCTATCTGTTGGCGTACTGTACCCAGAATGGCTTAGAGCTTTCAAAGAAGGAAAAGGCCTGACTGCCTGGGTTGGGTCTCTTGTGTCTGGTGTTGGACTGATTGCAA GTCCCATCTGCAGTGCCTGTGTGATGAACTTCGGTGCTAGACCTGTCACAATCTTCAGTGGCGTTATGGTTGCTGGGGGCTTCATGCTCAGTGCTTTTGCACCCAATGTGCAATTCCTTATCTTTTCGTATGGAATTGTTGTCG GGCTAGGCTGTGGACTAGTTTATGCTGCTACAGTGACTATTACTTGTCAGTATTTTGACAAGAGACGTGGCCTTGCACTGGGAATCGTAACGACAG GTACGAGTGTGGGAGGCTTTTTGTATGCCACTGCTCAGAATGAACTCATTGAAATGTATGGACTTGATGGGTGTTTACTGATCATTGGAGCACTGTCCTTGAACCTCATAGCCTGCGCTGGACCAATGAGGCCCTTGCATTTGCCAGGCTTCTACCTCAAGCAGAAGGCAGCATTAGAGCAGACTGACGAGCAGCCATTCTCACAGTCTGAGAAGCCACTGGTCACTGAAAACCCAGTTAAGACTACGATAGCCACTGAAAAGGGCTCGATTGTCAAGGACCTACTGATCACTGTTGACACCAAAGACTCATTGACTTACAACCGCAGCTTCTTTGGTAGAGCTGCACTGGTACAGAGTATTAAGAACAAACAACAAGCCTACACCACGTACATGTGCACCACCAGCCAGTTCCTGAAAGATCGAATCTTCTTGTCACTCTGCATCACCCTCTTTCTCTACAGCCTGGGGGCCTTCCCTCCTGTGCTCTTCATGGAGGATTTGGCACAAAGCGAGGGCTTCATAGTTGACATCAGAATCATACCCCTGGTTTCCATTGTAGCTATTACTACTGGTATGGGCAAGCTAGTGCTGGGAATGATGGCCGATCTCAAGGTGATCAACAGCCTGTATCTCTATGCCTTTACAGTTGCTGCCACAGGAGTTGCTCTACTCATCATTCCAATATCTAATAGCTATATTGGTCTTCAAATCCTCTCAGGGGTAGTAGGGTTCTTCTCCGGGAACTGGTCTATAACACCCTATATCACCACCAAGATTGTTGGAATTGAAAAACTGACCCAAGCCTATGGAATTCTAATGTTTTTTGGAGGATTTGGTATTATGCTTGGACCTCCGCTTGTAG GCTGGTTCTATGACTGGACACAGTCCTATGACCTTGCTTTCTACTTTAGCGGAGGCTGTGTATTGGTGGGAGGCTGCAGTTTCTTCATTTCTTCTATGCCTTGTTGGAACAAGGACAAGCAAGAAAACTCAATACCTGTGATTCAGGGAAGCAGCGACTGCAAGAAAGTTGCCTCTGTAGCATAA